The Sphingomonas telluris genome includes a window with the following:
- the purH gene encoding bifunctional phosphoribosylaminoimidazolecarboxamide formyltransferase/IMP cyclohydrolase: MTDLVPVKRALISLSDKSGLDALAEGLSKRGVELVSTGGTAAKLRELGHQVRDISDLTGFPEMMDGRVKTLHPKVHGGLLGVRNNPEHAAAMEEHGIGSIDLVVVNLYPFEATVARGAARDEIIENIDIGGPSMVRSAAKNHAFVAIVTDPADYAELLKQLDENGGATSYEFRKRLAAKAYALTAAYDSTISQWFAFADQGERFPPLWTRASKLKMPLRYGENPHQQAALYLPVGPHATGIAQAEQVQGKELSYNNLNDANAALELVAEFRDAPPTVVIVKHANPCGVASADTLLDAWNEALACDSVSAFGGIVATNRPLDAATAEAITQIFTEVVVAPDADEDAKTIFAKKKNLRLLLTGGLPDPKRGGQTVAVIAGGILVQDRDNGAIAPDDLKVVTKRQPTEQELRDCMFAWTVAKHVKSNAIVYAKDGATAGIGAGQMNRRDSARIAAAKAREAAETHGWAEPHTVGSAVASDAFFPFADGLLAAVEAGATAVIQPGGSIRDDEVIAAADEAGLAMVFTGMRHFRH, translated from the coding sequence ATGACCGACCTCGTCCCCGTCAAAAGGGCGCTCATCTCCCTTTCCGACAAGAGCGGGCTCGACGCGCTGGCCGAAGGCCTCTCGAAGCGCGGCGTCGAATTGGTCTCGACGGGAGGAACGGCCGCGAAGCTGCGCGAGCTCGGACACCAGGTCCGCGACATTTCGGACCTCACGGGCTTCCCGGAAATGATGGACGGACGGGTGAAGACGCTCCACCCGAAGGTCCACGGCGGGTTGCTCGGCGTCCGCAACAATCCCGAACATGCGGCAGCAATGGAGGAGCATGGGATCGGGTCCATCGATCTCGTCGTCGTGAACCTTTATCCGTTTGAAGCGACGGTCGCTCGCGGAGCGGCTCGCGATGAGATCATAGAGAATATCGACATCGGCGGCCCCTCCATGGTCCGCTCGGCGGCCAAGAACCACGCGTTCGTCGCCATCGTCACCGACCCGGCGGACTATGCCGAGCTGTTGAAGCAACTCGACGAGAATGGCGGCGCGACGTCATACGAGTTCCGCAAGCGGCTGGCGGCCAAGGCCTATGCGCTGACGGCCGCATATGACTCCACCATCTCGCAATGGTTCGCCTTCGCCGACCAGGGCGAGCGGTTCCCGCCGCTGTGGACGCGGGCGAGCAAGCTGAAGATGCCGCTCCGCTACGGCGAGAATCCGCACCAGCAGGCGGCGCTTTATCTGCCCGTCGGACCCCATGCGACCGGCATCGCCCAGGCCGAGCAGGTGCAGGGCAAGGAGCTCAGCTACAACAATCTCAACGACGCCAATGCGGCGCTGGAGCTCGTCGCCGAGTTCCGCGATGCGCCGCCGACGGTCGTCATCGTAAAGCATGCGAACCCGTGTGGCGTAGCGAGCGCGGACACACTGCTCGATGCGTGGAACGAAGCGCTCGCGTGCGACAGCGTCTCGGCGTTCGGCGGCATCGTGGCGACCAACCGGCCGCTCGATGCAGCGACGGCCGAAGCGATCACGCAGATCTTCACCGAAGTCGTCGTCGCTCCCGACGCGGACGAGGATGCGAAGACGATCTTCGCGAAGAAGAAGAACCTGCGCCTGCTACTGACGGGCGGGCTGCCCGATCCGAAGCGGGGCGGGCAGACCGTCGCAGTCATCGCCGGGGGCATTCTGGTTCAAGACCGCGACAACGGCGCTATTGCCCCGGACGATCTGAAAGTCGTCACCAAACGGCAGCCGACCGAGCAGGAGCTTCGCGACTGCATGTTCGCCTGGACTGTGGCCAAGCACGTGAAGTCGAACGCGATCGTCTACGCCAAGGACGGCGCAACTGCGGGGATCGGCGCCGGCCAGATGAACCGCCGCGACAGCGCGCGCATTGCAGCCGCCAAGGCCCGAGAAGCGGCTGAAACGCACGGCTGGGCGGAGCCGCACACGGTCGGATCAGCCGTCGCGTCGGACGCGTTCTTCCCCTTCGCGGACGGGCTGCTGGCTGCGGTTGAGGCTGGCGCAACCGCGGTCATTCAGCCCGGCGGATCGATCCGTGACGATGAAGTGATCGCCGCTGCCGACGAGGCCGGTCTGGCGATGGTCTTCACGGGCATGCGCCACTTCCGCCACTAG
- a CDS encoding lipopolysaccharide biosynthesis protein, with protein sequence MSTAPATAPAPAADLAALARGGRINFLGFCVRLAARLPFLFIAGRIYGAAVLGRFAYAILIVEFAAQLATLGLKRGLARQLAETDKPHACVAWDALVVSAIGAAIAMAVLMLFPQAMFPNSQVTGLDWLLPITIIALAWSDIMLAALAYRHDVTSTVRARAIVEPITISAAAYIWSFWSLRDGLIIAYVLSMIAALVASIIPFVRTYGVPHGWTLNPRTLWKMAKRNIPVAAADAVEWGSRRIDIAVLGLFFSPTVVGIYYVAQNVASLPAKLKTSFDPILGPVIARNLQEGDKAAVAKQVRQVGFWVIAAQLGVALALAIPGEAVMGLVGPAFVSGTAALAFLLAAEVVAAMAAVSEAALIYVARHRNMLVSLAMLALEAIFAIALIVGMRAFDWPVMFQATGPAIGLMLALGFAAVVKSRMLCRILGERVNGWRWPLIWAAAAGTLVGWLATFLPEWAELVFGIPAILLAFGAVLWTKGFGPEDRQLFRLSKEDVEELQVPAPGTTGDAVR encoded by the coding sequence TTGAGCACAGCGCCTGCAACCGCCCCCGCACCAGCCGCTGACCTTGCAGCGCTGGCCCGTGGAGGGCGGATCAACTTCCTGGGGTTTTGCGTAAGGCTGGCCGCGCGCCTGCCGTTCCTTTTCATCGCGGGCCGCATCTATGGCGCAGCGGTCCTGGGACGCTTCGCTTATGCCATCCTGATCGTCGAGTTCGCCGCGCAGCTCGCGACGCTCGGCCTGAAGCGCGGACTCGCGCGCCAGCTCGCGGAGACCGACAAGCCGCATGCCTGCGTCGCCTGGGACGCCCTGGTCGTTTCCGCCATTGGCGCGGCGATCGCCATGGCCGTGCTGATGCTGTTCCCGCAGGCGATGTTCCCGAACAGCCAGGTCACGGGACTCGACTGGCTGCTGCCGATCACGATCATCGCTCTGGCCTGGTCGGACATCATGTTGGCCGCGCTCGCCTATCGCCATGACGTCACGTCGACCGTGCGCGCCCGCGCGATCGTCGAGCCGATCACGATCAGCGCGGCGGCCTACATCTGGTCGTTCTGGTCGCTAAGGGACGGGCTGATCATCGCCTACGTCCTGTCGATGATCGCCGCGCTCGTCGCCTCGATCATTCCGTTCGTGCGCACATACGGCGTCCCGCATGGCTGGACGCTCAATCCGCGTACTTTGTGGAAGATGGCGAAGCGGAACATCCCCGTCGCGGCTGCCGACGCCGTCGAGTGGGGATCGCGGCGCATCGACATCGCCGTCCTCGGCCTCTTCTTCTCGCCGACGGTGGTCGGCATCTACTACGTGGCGCAGAACGTCGCGTCGCTGCCGGCCAAGCTCAAGACCAGCTTCGATCCGATCCTCGGACCCGTGATCGCCCGCAACCTCCAGGAAGGCGACAAGGCTGCCGTCGCGAAGCAGGTCCGCCAGGTAGGCTTCTGGGTGATCGCCGCGCAGCTCGGCGTCGCGCTCGCCCTGGCGATTCCCGGAGAGGCAGTTATGGGTCTGGTCGGTCCGGCGTTCGTATCCGGCACGGCGGCGCTGGCCTTCTTGCTGGCGGCCGAAGTCGTCGCGGCCATGGCTGCCGTTAGCGAAGCTGCTCTCATCTACGTCGCGCGCCACCGGAACATGCTTGTCAGCCTCGCCATGCTGGCACTCGAAGCCATCTTCGCGATTGCATTGATCGTCGGCATGCGCGCGTTCGACTGGCCCGTCATGTTCCAGGCGACGGGCCCAGCGATCGGCCTGATGCTCGCGCTGGGATTCGCAGCAGTGGTCAAGTCGAGGATGCTTTGCCGGATTCTCGGCGAGCGAGTGAACGGCTGGCGCTGGCCGCTCATCTGGGCGGCTGCCGCGGGCACGCTTGTCGGTTGGCTCGCGACCTTCCTGCCCGAATGGGCCGAGCTGGTCTTCGGCATCCCCGCGATCCTGCTGGCGTTCGGTGCCGTGCTCTGGACCAAGGGTTTCGGGCCCGAAGACCGCCAGCTCTTCCGCCTCTCGAAGGAAGACGTCGAAGAGCTTCAGGTCCCCGCGCCCGGAACTACGGGGGACGCCGTCCGCTAG
- the hemC gene encoding hydroxymethylbilane synthase, with the protein MERSPILGTRGSPLALAQAHKVASALEVGNRWPADFVQIQTVETSGDRIQDRPLAEFGGKQLWTKELDRALMEHEVDFCVHSLKDVEAIRPRDINIAAVRPRGDMLERLIGAESIDALKEGAVVGTSSPRRKAQLLSLRPDLKIVPIRGNVQTRLAKLQSGEVDATLLAGAGLRRLGINNVGTPIPLEVMLPAPTQAVIAIECRADDAVTQSFLTIVDDRTTHTLVSIERAFTAALGGSCHSPVAAYAEIVEGKVRFRAQLLSEDGRDQVFEDVTFECADLDTPTKLARAMLDRSPDSIRSLFTAG; encoded by the coding sequence ATGGAACGGTCTCCGATTCTCGGTACGCGTGGTTCGCCTCTGGCCTTAGCCCAGGCCCATAAAGTGGCTTCAGCGCTGGAGGTCGGTAACCGCTGGCCGGCCGATTTCGTCCAGATCCAGACGGTCGAGACTTCCGGCGACCGCATCCAGGACCGACCGCTGGCAGAATTCGGCGGCAAGCAGCTGTGGACCAAGGAGCTCGACCGGGCGCTTATGGAGCATGAGGTCGATTTCTGCGTCCATTCGCTCAAAGACGTCGAGGCGATCCGGCCGCGCGACATCAACATTGCGGCCGTCCGCCCGCGCGGCGACATGCTTGAGCGCCTGATCGGTGCGGAATCCATCGATGCTCTGAAAGAAGGTGCCGTCGTGGGCACGTCCTCGCCGCGCCGCAAGGCGCAGCTGCTGTCGCTTCGCCCCGACCTCAAGATCGTGCCGATCCGCGGCAACGTGCAGACGCGATTGGCCAAGCTGCAGTCGGGCGAGGTGGACGCGACCCTTCTCGCCGGCGCCGGCCTCCGCCGCTTGGGCATCAACAATGTCGGTACGCCAATCCCACTCGAGGTCATGCTTCCCGCGCCGACGCAGGCGGTGATCGCCATCGAGTGCCGCGCGGACGACGCGGTCACTCAGTCCTTCCTGACCATCGTCGACGACCGGACGACCCATACGCTGGTCAGCATCGAGCGCGCGTTCACTGCGGCGCTCGGCGGCAGCTGTCATTCCCCGGTCGCCGCTTATGCGGAAATCGTCGAGGGCAAGGTGCGCTTCCGCGCGCAGCTCCTGTCCGAGGATGGTCGCGATCAGGTCTTCGAGGACGTGACCTTCGAATGCGCCGACCTCGATACGCCCACGAAGCTCGCGCGAGCCATGCTCGACAGATCACCGGATTCTATCCGTTCCCTTTTCACGGCGGGATGA
- the tsaD gene encoding tRNA (adenosine(37)-N6)-threonylcarbamoyltransferase complex transferase subunit TsaD, which translates to MALILGLESSCDDTAAALVTSDRRILAQAIVGQNEAHRPFGGVVPEIAARAHVEILPDLIRRVLGEAGKSIDDVNAIAATAGPGLIGGVMVALLAGKGLALGTGKPLVAVNHLEGHALSPRLVDPDLGFPYLLLLVSGGHCQLLEVAGVGEYRRLATTIDDAAGEAFDKAAKLLGLPYPGGPAIERLAAEGDPKAVPLPRPLVGSGEPHFSFAGLKSAVQRAVQCNAYRPADIAASFQQAVVDCLVDRTRLALGRSDAPALVVAGGVAANRAIREALQKLAASEGRQFSVPPAWLCTDNAAMIAWAGAERFTRGLTDPLDAPARARWPLDPAADKVRGAGVKA; encoded by the coding sequence ATGGCTCTCATTCTCGGCCTCGAATCCTCCTGCGACGATACCGCAGCGGCGCTCGTCACGAGCGACCGGCGCATCCTAGCGCAGGCGATCGTCGGCCAAAACGAAGCCCATCGGCCGTTCGGGGGCGTCGTACCAGAGATCGCCGCGCGCGCCCACGTCGAGATCCTTCCCGATCTCATACGTCGAGTGCTTGGCGAAGCTGGCAAGAGCATCGACGACGTGAACGCAATCGCCGCCACCGCGGGTCCCGGCCTGATCGGCGGCGTGATGGTAGCCTTGCTCGCGGGGAAGGGTCTGGCGCTCGGGACCGGGAAGCCGCTTGTCGCGGTCAATCATCTCGAGGGCCACGCGCTGAGCCCTCGGCTCGTCGATCCCGATCTCGGCTTTCCCTATTTGCTGCTGCTGGTGTCCGGCGGGCATTGCCAGCTGCTCGAAGTTGCGGGCGTGGGCGAATATCGCCGCCTCGCGACGACGATCGACGATGCCGCCGGCGAGGCGTTCGACAAGGCCGCCAAACTGCTCGGACTGCCCTATCCCGGCGGTCCGGCAATCGAACGGCTCGCGGCTGAAGGCGATCCGAAGGCCGTCCCGCTGCCTCGGCCGCTCGTTGGTTCCGGCGAGCCGCACTTCTCGTTCGCAGGCCTCAAGAGCGCAGTTCAGCGGGCGGTGCAGTGCAACGCGTACCGCCCGGCGGACATCGCAGCGTCGTTCCAGCAGGCCGTCGTCGATTGCCTCGTCGATCGCACCCGGCTGGCGCTTGGCCGCAGCGATGCGCCGGCCTTGGTCGTCGCGGGAGGCGTCGCTGCCAACCGCGCCATTCGCGAGGCGCTTCAGAAGCTCGCAGCGAGTGAGGGACGTCAGTTCAGCGTGCCGCCCGCATGGCTATGCACCGACAATGCAGCGATGATTGCATGGGCGGGTGCCGAACGGTTCACGCGCGGCCTCACTGATCCGCTCGATGCACCGGCACGCGCGCGCTGGCCGCTCGATCCCGCGGCCGACAAGGTGCGCGGCGCCGGAGTGAAGGCGTGA
- a CDS encoding RsmB/NOP family class I SAM-dependent RNA methyltransferase, whose translation MPSTEGLPARQAALQMLDAVLRRGRTLDAAAQGSKGLKPEDQGLAVAIAGEALRRLPDIDALIDSATRQRLPDDSKARLVLRIALAQRIGLGTPEHAVVATALPLVDGGPRRLVHGVLGTLLRRGLPTMDAPHLPDAVEQRWSAAWGDQAVEAARRQIAKRPALDLSFASDDDAKAFAQEAGGVSLAKRHVRLTDAGAITDLLGFGEGRWWVQDLAASLPARLIPEATGEVLDLCAAPGGKTMQIAAAGHEVTAVDQAELRLKRLRENLDRTHLDAKLVAAEATKWKPSRQFDAILLDAPCSATGTFRRHPEVLYRARPQIIRDSVDLQKELLTRATSWLKPGGSLVYAVCSLEPDEGEQLIGDFLARDSAFRTDPPQPGELPDFVTPSPEGWVRILPGLIEEQGGLDGFFVARLVRTAT comes from the coding sequence ATGCCAAGCACTGAGGGACTCCCTGCGCGCCAGGCGGCGCTGCAAATGCTCGACGCCGTGCTTCGGCGTGGGCGGACGCTGGACGCGGCGGCGCAGGGCTCGAAGGGCCTCAAGCCTGAGGATCAAGGCCTCGCGGTCGCGATTGCGGGAGAGGCGCTGAGACGCCTGCCCGACATCGACGCCCTTATCGACAGCGCGACGCGTCAACGGCTGCCGGACGACAGCAAGGCGCGACTGGTGCTGCGGATCGCCCTCGCGCAGCGGATCGGGCTCGGCACTCCCGAGCACGCGGTCGTGGCGACGGCGCTTCCGCTGGTGGACGGCGGCCCGCGACGGCTGGTGCACGGCGTGCTGGGAACGCTGCTGCGCCGCGGCCTGCCGACGATGGACGCTCCGCATCTGCCCGATGCCGTTGAACAGCGCTGGTCGGCCGCGTGGGGCGATCAAGCCGTCGAGGCCGCGCGGCGTCAGATCGCCAAGCGCCCCGCGCTCGACCTGAGCTTTGCCAGCGACGACGACGCGAAGGCCTTCGCTCAGGAAGCGGGCGGCGTCTCGCTCGCCAAACGGCACGTCCGGCTCACGGACGCCGGCGCGATCACTGATTTGCTGGGATTCGGCGAGGGCCGCTGGTGGGTGCAGGATCTCGCGGCGTCGCTGCCTGCACGTCTGATTCCGGAAGCAACAGGCGAGGTCCTCGATCTCTGCGCTGCGCCGGGCGGAAAGACGATGCAGATTGCCGCCGCCGGTCATGAGGTCACGGCGGTCGACCAAGCCGAATTGCGCCTGAAGCGGCTTCGGGAGAATCTCGATCGCACGCACCTGGATGCGAAGCTGGTCGCCGCCGAGGCGACCAAGTGGAAGCCAAGCCGACAGTTCGATGCCATCCTTCTCGACGCGCCATGTTCCGCCACGGGCACGTTTCGGCGTCACCCTGAGGTGCTCTACCGGGCGCGCCCGCAGATCATCCGCGACAGCGTGGACTTGCAGAAGGAACTGCTGACGCGCGCTACCTCCTGGCTGAAACCAGGAGGTAGCCTGGTCTACGCCGTCTGCTCGCTAGAGCCGGACGAAGGCGAACAGCTAATCGGCGACTTCCTCGCCCGCGATTCCGCCTTTCGGACGGACCCGCCACAGCCCGGCGAGCTGCCTGACTTCGTGACGCCATCGCCCGAGGGCTGGGTGCGAATCCTCCCCGGCCTGATCGAGGAGCAGGGCGGTCTCGACGGCTTCTTTGTCGCGCGCCTTGTCCGCACGGCAACTTAG
- a CDS encoding DUF1674 domain-containing protein — protein sequence MTGPNAHLAVMNKSKRPKAPPYLSKSPPVPKPEGQSDATPPAGEEQRLDPTRYGDWEKKGIAIDF from the coding sequence ATGACCGGCCCCAATGCTCATCTTGCGGTCATGAACAAGTCGAAGCGGCCCAAGGCTCCGCCCTATCTGTCGAAATCGCCGCCGGTGCCCAAACCGGAAGGGCAGAGTGACGCCACTCCGCCAGCCGGCGAAGAGCAGAGGCTCGATCCCACTCGCTACGGCGATTGGGAAAAGAAGGGCATCGCGATCGATTTCTAG
- a CDS encoding NAD(P)H-dependent glycerol-3-phosphate dehydrogenase, with product MIGVIGGGAWGTALAQVAASEGREVLLWAREPDVVEAINGQHENAVFLPGSKLHETVRATGDLADLAQCSAWLVVTPAQHMRSVLEAAPRSEVPLVLCSKGIEERSGSLLHHVAVEARSGAPVAVLSGPTFAHEVAAGLPTAVTLAAEDPGLAEFLRDRIARPTFRIYLSDDVAGAEIGGAVKNVLAIACGVVDGKGLGQNARAALIARGFAEMTRFGLANGARRETLVGLSGMGDLVLTCSSTSSRNFSLGKGIGEGRSAAELMSDRKTVAEGAFTAPVLARLAEQMGIEMPVVASVAKLLSGEANVDEVLQELLSRPPRAEAH from the coding sequence GTGATCGGCGTTATCGGTGGTGGCGCTTGGGGGACCGCGCTTGCGCAGGTCGCCGCGAGCGAAGGGCGTGAAGTCCTCCTCTGGGCGCGGGAGCCGGACGTGGTGGAAGCCATCAACGGCCAGCACGAGAATGCCGTCTTCCTGCCGGGCTCGAAGCTCCACGAGACCGTCCGCGCAACCGGCGACCTTGCCGATCTCGCCCAGTGCAGCGCCTGGCTGGTCGTCACTCCGGCTCAGCATATGCGCTCGGTGCTCGAAGCGGCCCCAAGAAGCGAGGTGCCGCTGGTCCTGTGCTCCAAGGGTATCGAGGAGCGAAGCGGATCACTTCTGCATCATGTCGCCGTAGAAGCGCGTTCAGGCGCGCCGGTCGCAGTTCTCTCAGGGCCGACATTCGCGCATGAAGTTGCCGCCGGACTGCCGACCGCCGTCACTCTCGCTGCTGAGGATCCAGGCCTTGCTGAGTTCCTTCGGGATCGCATCGCCCGTCCGACATTCCGAATCTATTTGAGCGACGATGTTGCGGGTGCGGAGATCGGCGGCGCGGTGAAGAACGTCCTCGCCATCGCCTGCGGCGTGGTGGACGGCAAAGGTCTGGGACAGAATGCGCGGGCAGCGCTGATCGCGCGCGGCTTCGCGGAAATGACGCGGTTCGGTCTCGCCAACGGCGCGCGTCGTGAGACCCTCGTGGGTCTGTCCGGCATGGGCGACCTGGTGCTGACTTGTTCGTCGACGAGCTCGCGCAATTTCTCGCTCGGCAAAGGCATCGGAGAAGGTCGCTCGGCGGCAGAACTGATGAGCGACCGCAAGACCGTCGCGGAAGGCGCGTTTACGGCGCCCGTGTTGGCGAGGCTGGCTGAGCAGATGGGGATCGAAATGCCTGTTGTGGCTTCCGTCGCCAAGCTGCTTTCAGGAGAGGCCAACGTCGACGAGGTTCTCCAGGAGCTTCTGTCGCGACCGCCGCGGGCCGAGGCGCACTAG
- a CDS encoding heparinase II/III family protein — MSADAAAVVRKLAKRPLLSRLFASGRQPLKLVAVPRDHVQGERQRGEAILAGRFVLGNESVSLTDLDFAHLGVDSPIGRELQGFSWLRDLAAAASREKGARVAEALAGRWLLSHGTRVDDAWRPDLWGERILYWMAYAPYILSSRDAGYRSALLNTMVRGARHLDANAEKALPGLPRITAWAGSVAAGMLIQGGVSRVARGESGLARALSTAQFEDGGLISRTPYEQVRLVDRLQLLRATYSAAKQSLPESIEAAIAAALAALHGVTMGDGALSSWQGGNPGDAARLHALVEGCGIRARPLRQARGWGYHRMSALGTVLVIDAAPPPPAKMAPRGCASTLAFELSDGAQRLVVNCGGPAPLPTSLPEELTEALRSTAAHSTLVLSDTNSTAILTDGSLGKGVEDVSVDRSEDNDCSRLEATHDGYARAFGLVHKRSLMLGNDGKELRGADQMLPKGRRKIKDAAPYAIRFHLAPGVEPTLTADGMGAILRSPGAPPWNFRCRGANLGIEESLVIDGRGQPVPTTHLVIQGEVAAIGGDVAWQFRRSS, encoded by the coding sequence ATGAGCGCTGACGCCGCGGCGGTCGTCCGCAAGCTTGCCAAGCGTCCGCTCCTTTCGCGTCTGTTCGCCTCGGGCCGGCAGCCGCTAAAGCTCGTCGCTGTACCGCGCGACCATGTGCAGGGCGAAAGGCAGCGAGGCGAGGCGATCCTCGCCGGCCGCTTCGTGCTGGGCAACGAAAGCGTTTCGCTGACCGACCTCGATTTTGCGCATCTCGGCGTCGACAGCCCAATTGGCAGGGAGTTGCAGGGCTTCTCCTGGCTCCGCGACCTAGCCGCGGCCGCATCGCGCGAGAAGGGCGCGCGCGTCGCCGAAGCGCTCGCCGGCCGCTGGCTGCTATCCCATGGAACGCGCGTCGACGACGCCTGGAGGCCCGACCTTTGGGGCGAGCGCATCCTCTATTGGATGGCTTACGCGCCCTACATCCTTTCAAGCCGCGACGCCGGGTATCGCTCCGCCCTTCTCAACACGATGGTGCGTGGCGCCCGGCACCTCGACGCCAACGCGGAGAAGGCGCTCCCAGGATTGCCCCGGATCACCGCCTGGGCGGGCAGCGTCGCCGCGGGCATGCTTATCCAGGGCGGCGTTTCGCGCGTCGCGCGCGGCGAATCCGGATTGGCGCGAGCGTTGTCGACGGCTCAATTCGAAGACGGCGGACTGATCAGCCGGACGCCCTACGAGCAGGTCCGGCTGGTTGACCGGCTCCAGCTTCTTCGCGCGACCTATTCCGCCGCCAAGCAAAGCCTGCCCGAAAGTATCGAGGCCGCCATCGCCGCCGCCTTGGCCGCTCTTCATGGGGTCACGATGGGCGACGGCGCACTGTCGAGCTGGCAAGGCGGCAATCCCGGCGATGCCGCTCGCCTGCACGCGCTCGTCGAAGGCTGTGGAATCCGTGCGCGGCCCCTCCGGCAGGCACGAGGATGGGGTTATCACCGCATGTCGGCTCTCGGCACTGTGCTGGTGATCGACGCGGCTCCGCCTCCACCGGCGAAGATGGCGCCGAGGGGGTGCGCCTCCACATTGGCGTTTGAACTTTCGGACGGAGCGCAGCGGCTCGTCGTCAATTGCGGCGGCCCCGCGCCCCTCCCGACAAGCCTTCCCGAGGAGCTGACCGAAGCACTGCGGTCGACCGCCGCGCACAGCACGCTCGTGTTATCGGATACGAACTCGACGGCGATCCTGACCGACGGATCACTCGGCAAGGGCGTCGAGGACGTCAGCGTCGACCGCAGCGAAGACAATGACTGCAGCCGCCTCGAAGCTACTCACGATGGATACGCCCGTGCCTTTGGGCTCGTCCACAAGCGCAGCCTCATGCTCGGCAATGACGGCAAGGAGCTGCGCGGCGCCGACCAGATGCTTCCGAAGGGCCGGCGGAAGATCAAGGACGCCGCCCCATACGCCATTCGCTTCCATCTCGCTCCGGGCGTCGAACCAACCCTGACCGCCGACGGAATGGGCGCGATCCTCCGCTCGCCCGGCGCCCCTCCTTGGAATTTTCGCTGCCGCGGAGCGAACCTCGGAATCGAGGAAAGCCTGGTGATCGACGGGCGCGGCCAGCCCGTTCCAACGACTCATTTGGTGATTCAGGGCGAAGTCGCGGCTATCGGCGGCGACGTGGCCTGGCAGTTCCGCCGCTCGAGCTGA
- the rpe gene encoding ribulose-phosphate 3-epimerase gives MVHPVISPSILSADFAMLGEEVRAIDEAGADWIHVDVMDGHFVPNITIGPGVVKALRPHSPKPFDVHLMISPIDPFLDAFAEAGADIITVHPEAGPHLHRTIQRIKGLGKKAGVSLNPATPAKVLDYVLEEIDLVLVMSVNPGFGGQKFITSQLRKIEAIANRISKESLNVTLEVDGGIDTTTARQAVNAGATALVAGTAVFRGGPNDYAANIAALRGDG, from the coding sequence ATGGTTCACCCCGTCATCTCTCCGTCCATCCTGTCCGCCGACTTCGCCATGCTCGGCGAAGAAGTGCGCGCGATCGACGAGGCGGGAGCCGACTGGATCCACGTCGACGTCATGGACGGCCATTTCGTGCCGAACATCACGATCGGGCCGGGCGTCGTGAAGGCATTGCGGCCGCACTCGCCCAAGCCCTTCGACGTCCACCTGATGATCTCGCCGATCGACCCGTTCCTCGACGCGTTCGCGGAGGCCGGGGCCGATATCATCACCGTCCATCCGGAAGCCGGGCCGCACCTCCACCGCACGATCCAGCGCATCAAAGGGCTGGGCAAGAAAGCGGGCGTGTCGCTCAACCCTGCAACGCCGGCAAAGGTGCTCGACTACGTCCTCGAGGAGATCGACCTCGTCCTCGTGATGAGCGTGAACCCGGGCTTCGGCGGCCAGAAGTTCATCACCAGCCAGCTGCGCAAGATTGAGGCGATCGCCAACCGCATCTCCAAGGAGAGCTTGAACGTTACCCTCGAGGTGGACGGTGGGATCGACACGACTACGGCGCGTCAGGCCGTGAATGCGGGCGCGACCGCTCTCGTCGCGGGCACGGCCGTTTTCCGTGGCGGACCGAACGATTACGCCGCCAACATCGCCGCCCTTAGGGGAGACGGATGA
- a CDS encoding uroporphyrinogen-III synthase, with product MRRLFVFRPQPAAGQSVERAKAMDLDAIAIPLFELEPVDWAAPDPDDYDAILLTSANAVNMASSELGKLRELPVHAVGEATAVAAEVAGFGVASKGTGGADDLLRSIDPTLRLLHLCGEDRRTPRDPAQAITLLTVYRARALSAPADLTKLKGQVAVLHSPRAARRLAELVPEADRRDTLIAAISAAAADAAGCGWAEVRTAAKPNDASLLALAARLCET from the coding sequence ATGAGGCGCCTCTTCGTTTTCCGCCCGCAACCGGCCGCGGGCCAGAGCGTGGAGCGGGCGAAGGCGATGGACCTCGACGCAATCGCAATTCCTCTGTTCGAGCTGGAACCCGTCGACTGGGCGGCGCCCGACCCGGACGATTACGACGCGATCCTCCTCACCAGCGCCAACGCCGTGAACATGGCCAGCAGCGAATTGGGAAAGCTCCGCGAGCTGCCGGTTCATGCCGTCGGGGAGGCGACGGCCGTCGCCGCTGAGGTGGCCGGGTTCGGTGTTGCAAGCAAAGGAACGGGCGGCGCTGACGACCTGCTTCGGTCGATCGATCCGACGCTCCGTTTGCTTCATCTGTGCGGTGAGGATCGTCGCACGCCCCGCGATCCAGCCCAGGCAATCACTTTACTGACGGTGTACCGGGCTCGGGCCCTCTCCGCGCCCGCAGACCTGACGAAGCTAAAAGGTCAGGTCGCGGTCCTTCACTCCCCACGTGCCGCCCGGCGGCTCGCCGAACTCGTTCCTGAGGCGGATCGCAGGGATACGCTGATCGCTGCTATCAGTGCCGCCGCCGCGGATGCGGCCGGGTGCGGCTGGGCGGAGGTTCGAACCGCAGCCAAACCCAACGACGCGAGCCTTCTGGCCCTTGCCGCCCGGCTGTGCGAGACTTGA